The genomic region taataataaataatatattactgTCGAATTTACCGGAAAAAAATTCGACGGTAACAATCTAAAATTTTGTCAATTAAAAATTTATATCTGCCGCTAAATTCGTTCGTAATTAGTGATAGACGAAAAAATCTGCTAGAAAATAATTACCGGCGAAGTTTATACTGTCGAATTTATTCTGTTAGTAAATCCGACAATATCTGACGACATTTTTTGTATTGCTAAGTGCTAATGTAAAACTTCAACATTCTCATCATTAATAGTTacacaaaaaagaaaataaaaagaacaatATTCAGCTTGAAATCTCAAGAATTCAATTTTCACATATTATTATCTTCCTTCTATTTCAGTAAGAGTTAAATTGTTGTTTGATCTGGTGGATGGGTGACTTTTCTGAGAGGATTCTGAATTGTAAAGATTTTGTTTGTGGACAAATGCAACTTGTCCTGGTGGAGGAAGATGTGTAATCTCACTTATTAACATCAAAACCACAGTGGATATAGTTGGTCTTTCTTTTGTCAATTCTTGCACACATAAAAGTCCAATGTGTATGCACCTCAAAATATTTTTCTCAAAGATTGGATCCATAATCTCTGGATCTATTAATGATATGACGTTATTTTCATTCCATAGCTTCCATGCCTTGAAAAACACCAACAAAACTTTGTTAATATGAGTATAATAAATGAAATTGAAACTGTTTGTCACTAAAAAGTGGTAGAGGAACAATGACTTACATATCCCACAAGGCTTAATGATTGCCGATGGTTATAAAAGCTGGTGTTTTTTCGTCCACTGACAATCTCTAGTAACAAAACACCAAAGCTGTAGACATCTGATTTTTCTGAAAATAATCCTTCCATTGCATATTCAGGTGGCATGTAACCGCTACATCCAAAAAACAAAATACaataactaactaattgactaaCTAGTTATTATTGAACGACTCAAGACATAAAGTTAATTATGTTGAATTAAAAAGGATTTCATACTACGTTCCAATAACTTTTTTTGTACTAGCTTCGTGATCTTCATCTCCTCTAAAAATTCTAGCTAAACCAAAATCTGATATTTTTGGATTCATTGCATCATCCAACAAGATATTGCTTGCTTTGAGATCTCTGTGTATGATTCTAAGTCTTGAATCTCTGTGAAGATAAAGTATACCACGAGCTATCCCTTCAATTATGTTGAAACGTTTTTTCCAATCTAAGACTTTTCTTCGTTGTGGATCTACATAATAATGACAGATAAAAGCTATGCTTAATTAAGTCGAAGGGAAAATGGATGACACAAGACCAAAGAGTATAAAACTAAGAAGGATGGATGAACCAACCAAAGAGAAAGGCATCCAAACTTTTGTTTGGCATGAACTCATAGACCAACATTTGTTCGTCGGGTTCGACGCAACAACCAAGAAGTCTAACAAGATTGCGATGTTGAAGTTTCGATATAACCACTACTTCATTCATAAATTCTTCCAGCCCTTGTCCAGACGCTTTGGACAATCTTTTCACTGCAATTTCTTGTCCATCTTCCAAATGGCCCTAAACGATAGTTAAAAATGTTCATACATACTGATTTTTGTAGCATAATGTGAAGAATTATTGACATATCTTAGGGTGAATTATTACCTTATATACCGGACCAAAACCTCCTTTCCCGAGCATGTTTTCAGCATGAAAGTTGTTTGTAGCAGTTGCAAGCTTTTGAAATTCGAACAACGGTAGTTCGTCGAGTTTCATTTGATTTTGTTCTCCAACAGTAGTCTTTTTTTGAGACAGAGTTCCTGAAACTTTCTTTTGTAAGAAAGAAAAACATACATTCTTGGACTAAAAAATTAATGAAATCTACACTGCACACAGAAACAAAATTGATGAATATGCTTCTTTCTCCAATGAAATTTTATTGGAAACATGAAGTTGAAGGgtgtttctaattttttattttattttactttattcatgtttgtttAAAGTTGGATTCTCACATTCTCTTAAAGAATTTCAACTACATGTTTTATATACCAGTGGATCAAAAGAATGCTATTTGTTAATCAAAGTCAATTATTAAAATCaatcattatatatttatttatgtatgaATACATATATATGCtctttaactaatttttaatatatattttatatattttaatatatattttatattaataactaattttaatagctgattttaatatatacttACCATAACTTAAAAAAACCCTAAACTTTTGACTTACATACACATAAAAGGAGGTACCAATTATATCACTTCCCTCCCACATAGTTAAGTGGATTAATAAGTTGTTACTTACTAATTCACAATATCTTTTCTATTCTACTAAAAATAGTCAAACAAAAGATGTTTAAAGTAAAAAATCAAATTTAGGATTAATATAGGAGTAATGATCTAACTTAGTTCctgtcctttttttttttgaaaaacaatgcgatttttgttttaaaaaaataaatattttgacTCCTAACATTATTAATTTTAGACAATATAAAtactttgttaaaaaaaatttgtcaAGTAGTAATGAAAATTGATTTTATAGGGATTTTAAATTATTACAAATTATTattaagtttatttttaaaaaattcattcACTATTAATGATTAAGTAAAGAAGGATTATTGCTAGAAGTGATAtcgcaagaaaaaaaataattacagtATATAGATTtttccaaaagaaaaataacatctcacaagaaataaaaaaagggaATGTTGATGTTTATGATGTTGATATTAGTGTTAGTGTTGGGGATAAAGAAAATATATAACGATGACAAAGTATGattgaaaagtaaaaatatagaAATAGAAATTATGATAATAGTGATGAGAAAAGTGATAATAATAGTAATGATAATTGGCTCtattattgaaaagaattttgtGGAGTTTAAAATTTTCgtaaattataaatcaatctaattttaaaaactaaattttgttattatttgacaaattttttaagaaaaattttgTATTGTCctaaaataataatgataatatcgaagtattttttaattattttattattttaaaaatagataaaaaacaAATTGGGTCTTTACTCTTAATATTTTTTGACTAGTAGTTATATAACAGAAAATTATTTCTCAATATCATCAGAAAGTCATAATGGACAAAAGTAAACATCACCGAAAGTATTTTTGCCGCGCCAAGTCTTTTATTAGTAACAAATATAACCAAACAAAAGAGAAAGGTTATATATGTCaccaacaaaatttattatttttaattaatatttaattattaaaaatattttatgttaaattttaaattataaattttaaatggtGATAACTgataagaataattttttttaattgtaataTTGATATATTcgattataaataaaataaaataacattatttCTACTTATCATTAAATCGCATTAAAAAGTTAGTAAGTATATATACCCGTCAGGAGGACAAAGATATGTATATACATAGTCTACTCGTAAGTCGTAAGTCGTAAGTCGTCATAAGAAGTTGCAGTCAGTAGTCAATACTCACTGCCTCACTATATTGGATAATGGCTGACTATTCCTAGCCACTCTTTATATACACTACCGTTATCAAAAGTCTTTGTCGCTCTACATTGGGTCAAGACTCTTTGAATGATCTAAAAAATGTGGAACCTGGAACCATATGTATTAAATGAGAAATTAAATGTTTAGCTGTTTTAGATGAAAAGTGGGTAGGGTTACTTACGAGCTTGTTTGGCGGTCCATTTTTGCCATGTAATGTATGCACAAATTGCTAAGGCAACTATTCCTATCGCCCCAGCAATAATGGCAATGATTAATGACTTGTTTACTCTTCTTCCCTTGTTACCTGTAGCTGCAAGTGCAAGGTATTCAGCATATATACAGAAGGATCTGAGAGTCAAGACAAGTTCATATATATCAACTTCGATCCCTACTGTAAAGCTAAGGCAACTCAATGATATGTACAGAGATAAGATTATAAAAAAGATATTAAAAGAGTTCAGGTTTTCGTTAGAATATTATGTctagtttaatttttggattcATAATTATTACTATTTATAACATTTAAGAAATATTTGTATGGCGTGCTAATACTCACTTTATCAGCTaagtatttataattttattgtaACTTCAAATTCTAATATTCAGACTATTCTGTGTTAATAATCACTTTATCAATTATCACTGATCAATTAAATCTGACTGTTCTAACTTCAATATTCTGTATTCAAATAACATCTCTCAATATAATATAATCGACATCTTTGTTATTATTTTAGCCACTGGACTATAAAGTTTAAATGTTTGATTGATATAAAATTAAACTAGTCTAGTTTGAGCTGATTTGAACCACTTCAAAGAACCGAAACATTAGCACACTTTTAATTTGTATTGCATCAAAATTTAGATAATTATTTGTCACAACGATTAAAAAATTCAAAGAGATAAAATGAAAAAACATACCAAGTTGAGAATGAGGGACACGAAGGAAGAGATCAACTCCACCAATTGAGAATTGTTCCAAATCAATCAAGTCTGTAATCCAAAACATGCATCCAATATAAGAATCATAAGCATAAGCCAAACAAGAACAATTTGCCAAACAACTCGTTCTGCAATTGTCTAGGTCATCATCAGATCTCTCAGCGAAATCCGGCACTTTCATATTATTAAACACCTTAAACCCATCTTGTTGCACTTCATCAACTCCATTATTACTATTATTGTTCAAATTCTTCAACCTATCACACTGAAGCTGTGCCTCTTTCTTCCTCACACAACCACTAGTCCAATTTTTCTTACTCCATTCTTGCACATTCCTTGGCTCAAACCCTTCAAAACAGCTACAAATCGGTTTGCTAGATGGATCACAGTTTCCGAATGGCCCACAAGCGCCGTAAAAATCACAGTCTTTTGGAGAAATATCAATCGTCGCGAAAT from Arachis ipaensis cultivar K30076 chromosome B02, Araip1.1, whole genome shotgun sequence harbors:
- the LOC107625509 gene encoding G-type lectin S-receptor-like serine/threonine-protein kinase At1g11300 isoform X2, with amino-acid sequence MGFLSHQTHTDSFLFITTLFIFVSIHLCLSSANDTITSNTSIEDNHTITSNNTNFKLGFFSPPNSTNRYVAIWYLSDSNIVWIANREQAVKDSSGVIKIHKDGNLVVMDGRNYIVWSTNLTFSTKYVTNISSAQLQDKGNLVLRDDNTGETVWDSFTHPADAAMPMMKITANKFTGKKMEYVSWKSPTDPSSGDYSVSMERLAAPELFLWYKKTRPYYRTGPWNGRTFLGSPTMLTEYLYGWRLDHDPDGTNYLTYNFADPDAFAIVWITYDGKLRMAKFLNQKNFATIDISPKDCDFYGACGPFGNCDPSSKPICSCFEGFEPRNVQEWSKKNWTSGCVRKKEAQLQCDRLKNLNNNSNNGVDEVQQDGFKVFNNMKVPDFAERSDDDLDNCRTSCLANCSCLAYAYDSYIGCMFWITDLIDLEQFSIGGVDLFLRVPHSQLGNKGRRVNKSLIIAIIAGAIGIVALAICAYITWQKWTAKQARTLSQKKTTVGEQNQMKLDELPLFEFQKLATATNNFHAENMLGKGGFGPVYKGHLEDGQEIAVKRLSKASGQGLEEFMNEVVVISKLQHRNLVRLLGCCVEPDEQMLVYEFMPNKSLDAFLFDPQRRKVLDWKKRFNIIEGIARGILYLHRDSRLRIIHRDLKASNILLDDAMNPKISDFGLARIFRGDEDHEASTKKVIGTYGYMPPEYAMEGLFSEKSDVYSFGVLLLEIVSGRKNTSFYNHRQSLSLVGYAWKLWNENNVISLIDPEIMDPIFEKNILRCIHIGLLCVQELTKERPTISTVVLMLISEITHLPPPGQVAFVHKQNLYNSESSQKSHPSTRSNNNLTLTEIEGR
- the LOC107625509 gene encoding G-type lectin S-receptor-like serine/threonine-protein kinase At1g11300 isoform X1, translating into MGFLSHQTHTDSFLFITTLFIFVSIHLCLSSANDTITSNTSIEDNHTITSNNTNFKLGFFSPPNSTNRYVAIWYLSDSNIVWIANREQAVKDSSGVIKIHKDGNLVVMDGRNYIVWSTNLTFSTKYVTNISSAQLQDKGNLVLRDDNTGETVWDSFTHPADAAMPMMKITANKFTGKKMEYVSWKSPTDPSSGDYSVSMERLAAPELFLWYKKTRPYYRTGPWNGRTFLGSPTMLTEYLYGWRLDHDPDGTNYLTYNFADPDAFAIVWITYDGKLRMAKFLNQKNFATIDISPKDCDFYGACGPFGNCDPSSKPICSCFEGFEPRNVQEWSKKNWTSGCVRKKEAQLQCDRLKNLNNNSNNGVDEVQQDGFKVFNNMKVPDFAERSDDDLDNCRTSCLANCSCLAYAYDSYIGCMFWITDLIDLEQFSIGGVDLFLRVPHSQLATGNKGRRVNKSLIIAIIAGAIGIVALAICAYITWQKWTAKQARTLSQKKTTVGEQNQMKLDELPLFEFQKLATATNNFHAENMLGKGGFGPVYKGHLEDGQEIAVKRLSKASGQGLEEFMNEVVVISKLQHRNLVRLLGCCVEPDEQMLVYEFMPNKSLDAFLFDPQRRKVLDWKKRFNIIEGIARGILYLHRDSRLRIIHRDLKASNILLDDAMNPKISDFGLARIFRGDEDHEASTKKVIGTYGYMPPEYAMEGLFSEKSDVYSFGVLLLEIVSGRKNTSFYNHRQSLSLVGYAWKLWNENNVISLIDPEIMDPIFEKNILRCIHIGLLCVQELTKERPTISTVVLMLISEITHLPPPGQVAFVHKQNLYNSESSQKSHPSTRSNNNLTLTEIEGR